The region TTCACCGCACGCCCCCTCTCGACGCCGCGCTCCCAGCGGGCCTACCCGGTCCCGTACCCCCGCTGGTCGGACGGCGTGCGTGCCGGGCAGGTCGAAGTGACCCCTGTGCGCCTCTGGACCCGACCTGTACCCGTCCGGCTGGAGGTCCTCCGCCTCCCCGCCCGGTGCCTATACCCGGAGATGCTCCCGCCCGGTGAACGCTCCGCCGGGTTCCGCCTCCTGGTGAATGGCCAGGAGATCTGGCGTGACCGCACCCTCCCCGCCGCGCGCGCCTGCGCCACCCGCTACACGCTGGAGCGGGTGGACGTCCAGGGCAACCGCGCCCTGTTCACCCTGCGCGCCCTGACCCCCGGCTTCGAGGGTCCGGACGCCATGCCGGTGTTCGTCGCTGCGCTCCTCAGGTAGAAAGTCGAAGGTTGATGGTTGATAGAGAAGGGATGTTCTCCATCGACCATCACCTTTCAACCATCAACTCATCGCGCCAGCGATCTCCTGCATGATGGCCCGCGCGGCGTTCAGTTCGTCCGCGTTGATGGTGTGGCCCAGGCCGGGGATGACGCGGGCGTCCACGCTGGCGCCGCGGGCGCGGAGCTGCGCGGCCGTTTCCTCGAAGCGCGAGAGGGGGATGTGCCCGTCGCGCGGGTCGACGCCCATGAACACGGGCGTGCCGGGGAAGGCGCTGCCCTGGTCCAGGGTGATCAGGCCGCCGCTGAAGGCGACCACCGCGCCGGGTTTACGTTCGGTGCGGCTGGCGTACTCCAGCGCGAGGCACGCGCCCTGGCTGAAGCCGCCCAGCACGACCCGCTCGGCGGGAAAGCCGCGCGCGGCCAGTTCGCCCATGACGGCGTCCACGGTGCCCAGCGCGCGGTCCAGGTGCGGCTGGTTCTGCTCGACTGGTGCGAGGAACGACAGGGGA is a window of Deinococcus grandis DNA encoding:
- a CDS encoding DUF2259 domain-containing protein; its protein translation is MRRLLPLLLAFGLTSLAGANDRLPLTQVRFSADGTQVMTVVTGERDGSGFGHAQVTVLDTRSGRILHQATRTADAGPVGVLNALLTTPATRTAVAPFTARPLSTPRSQRAYPVPYPRWSDGVRAGQVEVTPVRLWTRPVPVRLEVLRLPARCLYPEMLPPGERSAGFRLLVNGQEIWRDRTLPAARACATRYTLERVDVQGNRALFTLRALTPGFEGPDAMPVFVAALLR